A window of the Candidatus Zixiibacteriota bacterium genome harbors these coding sequences:
- a CDS encoding oxidoreductase, whose product MATAKKPRLAVWKFASCDGCQLSLLDCEEELLAVAANVTIANFPEASRAVMKGPYEISLVEGSITTSHNAERIHSIRRSSKVLITIGACATAGGIQALRNFKDVKDFVKVVYAHPEYIETLGKSTPIADHVFVDFELRGCPINKYQLVEVISAYLSGRKPNIPTSSVCMECKRRGNVCVMVSTGQTCMGPVTQDGCGALCPSYERGCFACFGPKESPNTASLAAWFDKLGADKNEVMRAFRSFNAFAEPFRKQSELYEE is encoded by the coding sequence ATGGCCACGGCAAAGAAACCCAGGCTGGCGGTGTGGAAATTCGCCTCTTGCGACGGCTGCCAGTTGTCGCTGCTCGATTGCGAGGAGGAGTTGTTGGCGGTGGCGGCGAATGTGACCATTGCCAATTTTCCCGAAGCCTCGCGAGCCGTCATGAAAGGACCTTACGAGATCTCGCTCGTGGAGGGATCCATCACCACCTCGCACAACGCCGAGCGGATTCACAGTATCCGGCGGTCATCGAAAGTCCTGATCACGATCGGCGCCTGCGCCACGGCGGGCGGGATTCAAGCCCTGCGCAATTTCAAAGACGTGAAGGATTTCGTCAAAGTGGTCTATGCCCATCCCGAGTACATCGAGACCCTGGGCAAGTCAACGCCGATAGCGGACCACGTGTTTGTCGATTTTGAGCTGCGCGGCTGTCCGATCAACAAGTATCAGCTGGTCGAGGTTATCAGCGCCTATCTGAGCGGCCGGAAACCCAACATCCCCACCAGCAGCGTCTGCATGGAGTGTAAACGTCGCGGCAACGTATGCGTGATGGTGTCCACCGGCCAGACCTGCATGGGGCCGGTGACCCAGGACGGCTGCGGCGCGCTCTGCCCGTCGTACGAACGCGGCTGCTTTGCCTGTTTCGGCCCGAAAGAATCGCCCAACACGGCGTCACTGGCCGCCTGGTTTGACAAACTCGGCGCCGATAAGAATGAAGTAATGCGGGCTTTCCGCAGTTTCAACGCCTTCGCCGAACCGTTCCGCAAACAGAGTGAGCTTTATGAAGAATAA
- a CDS encoding FAD/NAD(P)-binding protein, with amino-acid sequence MAPIAEKLLHTDLAGPMTTEPFVIRRVVKETADTFTLDLESGDSSREFTFRPGQFNMLYVFGVGEVPISISGDPTKPAVLTHTTREVGAVTRGMRRLKPGDTLGVRGPYGTAWPVGEAEGSDVVVVAGGIGLAPLRPVVYHLLAHRQKYGKVVLLYGTRTPEDILFRKELERWRSRFDLETHLTVDRATGPWHGNVGVVTTLIARSPFDPQNTLAMVCGPEVMMRFTVLELERRGLDEKRIYLSMERNMKCGIGLCGHCQLGPRFVCKDGPVYRCDGIREVFSRREL; translated from the coding sequence ATGGCTCCAATAGCTGAAAAGCTCTTGCACACTGACCTGGCCGGCCCGATGACGACCGAGCCGTTTGTCATCCGCCGTGTCGTCAAAGAAACGGCGGATACGTTCACGCTCGATCTCGAGAGCGGCGACAGCTCCCGCGAATTCACTTTCCGACCCGGTCAGTTCAACATGCTCTATGTGTTCGGTGTCGGTGAGGTGCCGATTTCGATCAGCGGCGATCCGACCAAACCGGCCGTGTTAACTCACACGACGCGCGAGGTCGGCGCGGTCACCCGCGGTATGCGTCGTCTCAAACCAGGCGATACGCTCGGCGTCCGGGGGCCGTACGGAACCGCCTGGCCGGTCGGAGAAGCCGAAGGGAGCGACGTTGTCGTCGTCGCCGGTGGTATCGGACTCGCCCCGCTGCGGCCGGTGGTTTATCATCTTCTCGCTCATAGGCAGAAATACGGCAAGGTAGTGTTGCTCTACGGCACGCGCACGCCGGAAGATATCCTGTTCCGCAAGGAGCTGGAGCGCTGGCGCTCGAGGTTTGACCTGGAAACCCACCTGACCGTCGATCGCGCCACCGGCCCTTGGCACGGCAATGTCGGCGTCGTCACGACCCTAATAGCGCGATCACCGTTCGATCCCCAGAACACTCTCGCCATGGTCTGCGGCCCCGAAGTCATGATGCGCTTCACCGTGCTGGAACTGGAACGCCGGGGACTGGATGAAAAGCGCATCTACCTTTCGATGGAGCGCAACATGAAATGCGGGATCGGCCTTTGCGGCCACTGCCAGCTCGGACCGCGCTTTGTCTGCAAGGACGGCCCGGTGTATCGGTGCGACGGCATCCGCGAAGTCTTCTCCAGGAGGGAGCTCTGA
- a CDS encoding 4Fe-4S dicluster domain-containing protein — translation MTAQNKYPLAARFSLDPDRFQQLLDSLIAQKYAVFGPTVGQNAVTYSQITSIQQMPIGWSDEQNGGHYRLSKSSRPALFDYVVGQHSWKHVLYPAFGKLWSATKNERGFEVKAPSENGKPKVALLGVRPCELKALAIHDQILTGGEFEDPFYRKIRSEALIIAVNCARPGGTCFCASVGTGPKAYAGFDLALTEVFHDGTHGLIVEIGSKRGEKLAAGLDLPPATEAETAAAQQTSDQAAKAMGRRLDTNQLKERLYANFDNTNWDKIAERCLTCGNCTMVCPTCFCVNIQDTTDLTGTQAERERRWDSCYSVNFSYIHGGSIRTSPYARYRQWLMHKLAYWQDQFGVIGCVGCGRCITWCPVGIDITEEAAVLTTEDRHTRH, via the coding sequence ATGACAGCCCAAAACAAATACCCTCTGGCAGCACGGTTCAGCCTCGACCCGGACCGTTTCCAGCAACTGCTGGATTCGCTGATCGCACAGAAATACGCCGTATTCGGCCCGACTGTTGGGCAGAACGCCGTCACCTATAGTCAGATCACATCGATACAGCAAATGCCAATCGGGTGGTCCGATGAGCAAAACGGCGGGCATTACCGTCTGTCAAAATCGTCGCGACCGGCTCTGTTTGACTATGTGGTCGGGCAGCACAGTTGGAAGCACGTGCTTTACCCGGCCTTTGGTAAACTCTGGTCGGCCACGAAGAACGAGCGCGGTTTCGAAGTCAAAGCCCCGTCGGAAAACGGGAAGCCAAAGGTCGCCCTTCTGGGTGTCCGCCCTTGCGAATTGAAAGCGCTGGCGATTCACGATCAGATTCTCACCGGCGGCGAGTTCGAAGACCCGTTCTATCGCAAGATACGGAGCGAGGCGCTTATTATAGCTGTCAATTGCGCTCGCCCCGGAGGGACCTGTTTCTGCGCCTCGGTGGGAACCGGCCCCAAAGCGTACGCGGGATTCGATCTGGCGCTGACGGAGGTCTTTCACGACGGCACGCACGGTCTGATAGTCGAGATCGGCTCGAAACGCGGCGAAAAGCTCGCCGCCGGGCTCGACTTGCCCCCCGCCACAGAGGCTGAAACCGCCGCCGCGCAGCAGACATCTGATCAGGCGGCAAAAGCGATGGGGCGGCGGCTCGATACAAATCAACTCAAAGAGCGGCTGTATGCCAATTTCGACAATACCAACTGGGACAAGATCGCCGAGCGCTGCCTTACCTGTGGCAATTGCACGATGGTCTGCCCCACTTGTTTCTGTGTCAACATTCAGGACACCACCGACCTCACCGGCACCCAGGCCGAACGGGAGCGGCGCTGGGACTCCTGCTACTCGGTAAACTTTTCATATATCCACGGCGGCAGCATTCGCACATCGCCGTATGCCCGCTACCGGCAATGGCTGATGCACAAGCTGGCGTACTGGCAGGATCAGTTCGGAGTGATCGGGTGTGTCGGCTGCGGGCGGTGCATCACCTGGTGCCCGGTGGGGATAGATATCACTGAGGAAGCCGCGGTCCTGACCACAGAGGACCGGCATACAAGACATTGA
- a CDS encoding Ni/Fe hydrogenase subunit alpha, translating into MKNKTIKVDYLARVEGEGRLLVKIKNDKVSEVQFNIIEPPRFFEAFLQGRQYTEAPDITARICGICPIAYQMSSSHAMEQACGVRVDGALRQLRRLIYCGEWIESHALHIYLLHAPDFLGYEDALLMAKDHGALVERALRLKKIGNDLMVLLGGREIHPINTRVGGFYSLPPRDKLQALIGPLEWALEFALETVKFTGGLPFPEFERDYELVSLRHPDEYPITEGRIVSDKGIDIETSEFLNVFEEEHVPHSTSLHARVKARADYLTGPLARYNNNYDKLPEIARKAAGEAGLGATCLNPFKGIIVRAVETVFACHEALEIIRAYQEPPHPYIDVRPRAGVGHGCTEAPRGILYHRYQIDDQGFIKAARIIPPTSQNQKAIELDLRGFVEKNLHLPQDKLTWQCEQVIRNYDPCISCSCHFLKLVIEREGRVETCSLNQAM; encoded by the coding sequence ATGAAGAATAAGACGATCAAGGTCGACTACCTCGCCCGCGTCGAAGGCGAAGGGCGGCTGCTCGTGAAGATCAAGAACGACAAGGTCTCCGAGGTACAATTCAACATAATCGAACCGCCGCGGTTTTTCGAGGCCTTCCTTCAGGGGCGGCAATACACGGAAGCGCCGGATATAACGGCCCGCATCTGCGGAATCTGCCCGATCGCCTACCAGATGAGTTCATCGCACGCGATGGAACAGGCTTGCGGGGTGAGAGTCGACGGAGCGCTGCGGCAGTTGCGCCGCCTGATTTACTGCGGCGAGTGGATCGAATCCCACGCCCTTCACATATACTTGCTGCACGCGCCTGATTTTCTAGGCTACGAAGACGCACTCCTGATGGCCAAAGATCACGGGGCGCTGGTGGAAAGAGCCCTCAGACTAAAGAAGATCGGAAATGATCTGATGGTGCTGTTGGGCGGGCGGGAAATTCACCCGATCAACACGAGGGTGGGCGGCTTCTACAGTCTGCCGCCCCGCGATAAGCTCCAGGCGCTCATCGGGCCGCTCGAGTGGGCGCTGGAATTTGCCCTGGAAACAGTCAAATTCACAGGCGGTCTGCCGTTTCCGGAATTCGAACGCGATTACGAGCTGGTATCACTCCGCCATCCCGATGAATACCCCATCACCGAGGGACGGATCGTATCAGACAAGGGCATCGATATTGAGACCAGCGAATTCCTCAACGTATTCGAGGAAGAGCACGTCCCGCACTCAACGTCGCTTCACGCGCGCGTAAAAGCCCGCGCCGACTATCTGACCGGCCCCCTGGCGCGCTACAATAACAACTATGACAAACTGCCGGAGATCGCCCGCAAGGCCGCCGGCGAGGCCGGACTGGGTGCAACCTGCCTCAACCCGTTCAAGGGGATTATCGTACGGGCAGTCGAGACCGTGTTCGCCTGCCATGAGGCGCTTGAAATCATCAGGGCCTATCAAGAGCCTCCTCATCCGTATATAGACGTCCGGCCGCGCGCCGGTGTCGGCCATGGCTGCACCGAGGCGCCGCGCGGCATCCTGTATCATCGCTACCAGATCGATGACCAGGGGTTCATCAAAGCGGCCCGCATCATTCCACCTACCTCGCAAAACCAGAAAGCGATCGAGCTTGACCTGCGCGGTTTCGTTGAAAAGAACCTCCACCTGCCGCAGGACAAGCTCACCTGGCAGTGTGAACAGGTGATCCGCAACTACGACCCCTGCATCTCCTGCTCCTGTCATTTCCTGAAGCTCGTAATCGAGCGGGAAGGGCGTGTAGAAACATGCAGCCTGAATCAAGCCATGTAG
- a CDS encoding cyclic nucleotide-binding domain-containing protein yields MSEHPFFKGLNQGQIALLTGCASNVVFKPGQFVFREGEPADHFYFIREGKVQVETHIPQKGTVTIQTRSGGEVFGWSWLVPPYRWHFDARAVELTRALAMDGKCLRTKCEDDHHIGYEIMKRFLLVIAERLEATRLQLMDVYGHGSNS; encoded by the coding sequence TTGAGTGAGCACCCCTTCTTCAAGGGTTTGAATCAAGGACAAATAGCGTTGCTGACCGGATGCGCTTCAAACGTCGTTTTCAAACCCGGCCAGTTCGTGTTTCGCGAGGGTGAACCGGCTGATCATTTCTATTTTATCCGAGAGGGAAAAGTGCAGGTCGAGACGCACATTCCCCAAAAGGGGACGGTGACCATACAAACCCGGTCCGGCGGTGAAGTTTTCGGCTGGTCCTGGCTGGTACCGCCGTATCGCTGGCATTTCGATGCCCGCGCAGTGGAGCTGACCCGCGCCCTGGCCATGGATGGAAAGTGCCTGCGCACCAAGTGCGAGGACGACCACCATATCGGCTACGAGATCATGAAGCGCTTCCTGCTGGTCATTGCCGAGCGCCTCGAAGCCACCAGACTGCAACTTATGGACGTGTACGGCCATGGCTCCAATAGCTGA